Proteins encoded in a region of the Panicum hallii strain FIL2 chromosome 3, PHallii_v3.1, whole genome shotgun sequence genome:
- the LOC112885119 gene encoding E3 ubiquitin-protein ligase SINA-like 10 translates to METFSFGDHLRARLAAAAQVKERKRARMITSASGPSSSVPPVGGVVAVEDTDALNCGVCYLPLKPPIFQVKDTSNFFQSLNNLAHIDIKLIHFLNYIDPGAWANLGTPCLRCDVGHVMCSPCRDKLSDNRKCHVCRGSTGGFCLCHAMERPVESAHVACPNAVYGCAARPAYYEQQAHRQLCLHAPCRCPGDACSFIGPTEAHLDHFAGVHGWPCSTKVRTGEMSSVRLKDGSSTSS, encoded by the exons ATGGAGACGTTCTCGTTTGGTGATCACCTACGCGCGAGGCTTGCAGCGGCAGCACAAGTGAAGGAGCGGAAGCGGGCAAGAATGATCACCTCCGCCTCCGGTCCGTCGTCGTCGGTGCCGCCGGTAGGTGGCGTCGTGGCGGTGGAGGACACGGACGCCCTCAACTGCGGCGTCTGCTACCTTCCGCTGAAGCCCCCCATCTTCCAG GTGAAGGATACATCTAATTTTTTTCAATCTCTGAACAATCTTGCACATATTGATATAAAACTTATCCATTTCCTGAATTATATTGATCCTGGGGCCTGGGCTAATCTTGGTACTCCATGCCTGCGGTGTGACGTGGGGCATGTGATGTGCTCGCCGTGCCGTGACAAGCTCAGTGACAACCGCAAGTGCCACGTGTGCCGCGGCTCCACCGGTGGCTTCTGCCTGTGCCACGCCATGGAGCGCCCGGTGGAGTCTGCCCACGTCGCGTGCCCGAATGCGGTCTACGGTTGCGCGGCCAGGCCGGCCTACTACGAGCAGCAGGCCCACCGGCAGCTGTGCCTGCACGCGCCCTGCCGGTGCCCCGGCGACGCCTGCAGCTTCATCGGCCCGACGGAGGCGCACCTAGATCACTTCGCCGGCGTCCACGGTTGGCCGTGCTCTACCAAGGTCAGGACCGGCGAGATGTCCAGCGTCCGCCTCAAGGACGGCTCATCAACTTCGTCTTGA